A stretch of Eschrichtius robustus isolate mEscRob2 chromosome 6, mEscRob2.pri, whole genome shotgun sequence DNA encodes these proteins:
- the AGTR1 gene encoding type-1 angiotensin II receptor: protein MILNSSTEDGIKRIQEDCPKAGRHNYIFVMIPTLYSIIFVVGIFGNSLVVIVIYFYMKLKTVASVFLLNLALADLCFLLTLPLWAVYTAMEYHWPFGNYLCKIASASVSFNLYASVFLLTCLSIDRYLAIVHPMKSRLRRTMLVAKVTCIIIWLLAGLASLPTIIHRNVFFIENINITVCAFHYESQNSTLPVGLGLTKNILGFLFPFLIILTSYTLIWKTLKKAYEIQKNKPRKDDIFKIIMAIVLFFFFSWVPHQIFTFLDVLIQLGIIHDCKISDVVDTAMPITICLAYFNNCLNPLFYGFLGKKFKKHFLQLLKYIPPRAKSHSTLSTKMSTLSYRPSENGSSSTKKPVPCIEVE from the coding sequence ATGATCCTCAACTCTTCCACCGAAGATGGTATTAAAAGAATCCAAGAGGACTGTCCCAAAGCTGGAAGGCACAATTACATATTTGTCATGATTCCCACTTTATACAGTATTATCTTTGTGGTAGGAATATTTGGAAACAGCTTGGTGGTGATTGTCATTTACTTTTACATGAAACTGAAGACTGTGGccagtgtttttcttttgaatttagcACTGGCTGACTTATGCTTTTTACTGACTTTGCCACTATGGGCTGTCTACACTGCTATGGAATACCACTGGCCCTTCGGCAATTACCTATGTAAGATCGCTTCAGCCAGCGTCAGTTTCAACCTCTATGCCAGTGTGTTTCTACTCACATGTCTAAGCATTGATCGCTACCTGGCTATTGTGCACCCAATGAAGTCCCGCCTTCGGCGCACAATGCTTGTGGCCAAAGTCACCTGCATCATTATTTGGCTGCTGGCTGGCTTGGCCAGTTTGCCAACTATAATCCACCGCAATGTATTTTTCATTGAGAATATCAATATCACAGTTTGTGCTTTCCATTACGAATCCCAAAATTCAACCCTCCCCGTAGGGCTGGGCCTAACCAAGAATATACTGGgtttcttgtttccttttctaATTATTCTTACAAGTTATACTCTTATTTGGAAGACCCTAAAGAAGGCTTATGAAATTCAGAAGAACAAACCAAGAAAAGACGATATTTTCAAGATAATTATGGCaattgtgcttttctttttcttttcctgggtTCCCCACCAAATATTCACTTTTCTGGATGTATTGATTCAGTTGGGCATCATACATGACTGTAAAATTTCAGATGTTGTCGACACCGCCATGCCCATCACTATTTGCTTAGCTTATTTTAACAATTGCCTGAATCCTCTCTTTTATGGctttctggggaaaaaatttaaaaaacattttctccaGCTTCTGAAATACATTCCCCCAAGGGCCAAATCCCACTCAACCCTGTCAACAAAAATGAGCACGCTTTCCTACCGCCCCTCAGAAAATGGAAGCTCATCTACCAAGAAGCCTGTCCCATGTATTGAGGTTGAGTGA